A stretch of DNA from Cloacibacillus sp.:
AGAAGATAGTGCTGCGCGCGAGCGCCGTCACCTCATCATTTCCAGGCTTCTTCGTCCAGCTCGTGCTGCTTATGTTATTCGCGCGCGCCCTGCCGATATTCCCGCTGCGCGGCACCCTATCAGTTCCGCCGCCAACGGGCGCGCTCGGCATATTCCTCGACTACGGCTGGCACCTGGCGCTGCCAGTGCTGTCTCTTTCATTGATGGGGTTCGGCGGCTGGGCCCTCTACGTGCGCAACCTCATGGTGCGCGCGCTCAATGAGGACTTTGCGCTGATGGCCCGCGCCCGCGGCCTTTCGCGCGGACGCGTCGTCTGGCACGCCTTCCGCACGATACTGCCGCCGATCCTGACGATCCTCCTGATGTCGGTACCCGGGCTCGTCTCCGGCGCGGTGATCACGGAGTCGGTCTTCTCGCTGCACGGCGTGGGCACCTTCCTGCTGGAGGCGATCTCCGGCCACGACTACCCCAGCGCGGGAGCCTCCTTCTATTTGCTCGCGCTGATCACCGTATTCTGCAACCTGCTCGCCGACATCACCTACGGGCTTGTCGACCCGCGTGTGCGCATTGAGGGCAAGGTACAATGAGAGGCATCCTTACACGCAAAAGCGTAATCGCCTTCATCGCCATCTCCCTAATAGGAGCCTTCGCGCCCCTTATAATGAGCCAGTCGCCATACGCAATAACCGGCGCGCCGTTCGCGCGTCCCGTCTGGTGGCGCGGCGGCACACTGTCCGCGACGCGAAATTTCACGATAAACGATGGCCGTATCGACCTCGAATGGGATAAAAACCCGCCGGCGATATTCTCGCTCTCAGGCCGGATCACCGCGAAGCCGGGATCCAACGTGCGCGTGATCTGGCGCACGCGTGATAAAGACTATCTGCTCGATAATCTCAGCGGTTCAGAGACATACTGGATAAACCAGGACGGGCGCGACATGATATTCAAGCAGGCTCTCGGCCTGCCCCTCATCAGCAGGAGCGTCGACTACCTCTTTCCGACGCACGGCGCGTACAGCCTCATCGTCGAGGGCGCGAAGAGCGTGGAGCTCAA
This window harbors:
- a CDS encoding ABC transporter permease translates to MSGRWFLKRLLSSFVVLAAVLVLNFLLFRMMPGDAVSTIIDPSFSPEAKENLRALYGLDRPLWEQFVIYIRQMLTFSFGLSFLSRKPVWDELVSRLPVTLTLTVSSMALSSALGVWLGIKAALNRGRLAEKIVLRASAVTSSFPGFFVQLVLLMLFARALPIFPLRGTLSVPPPTGALGIFLDYGWHLALPVLSLSLMGFGGWALYVRNLMVRALNEDFALMARARGLSRGRVVWHAFRTILPPILTILLMSVPGLVSGAVITESVFSLHGVGTFLLEAISGHDYPSAGASFYLLALITVFCNLLADITYGLVDPRVRIEGKVQ